One segment of Marinobacter sediminum DNA contains the following:
- a CDS encoding YSC84-related protein produces MTVIALLASAPHAVAATAEDLHRDARQALETLYGTNAVAKTLSDGAKAVLVFPNIVKAGLVFGGSYGEGVLMKGSEVVDYYNSVAGSWGLQIGAQSYSYAVFLMTDEAVDYLEKSKGWEIGVGPTVVLVDEGVAKNLSTSSLKDDAYAFIFSQQGLMAGISIEGTKISRINR; encoded by the coding sequence ATGACAGTCATCGCCCTGTTGGCCAGTGCACCCCACGCAGTGGCTGCAACCGCTGAGGACCTGCACAGAGATGCCCGGCAGGCATTGGAGACGCTTTATGGAACCAATGCCGTTGCCAAAACGCTGTCGGATGGGGCCAAGGCAGTGCTTGTTTTCCCCAATATTGTGAAAGCTGGCCTGGTATTTGGCGGCAGTTATGGTGAGGGGGTGTTGATGAAGGGCTCCGAGGTTGTTGATTATTACAACTCCGTTGCCGGGTCCTGGGGGCTGCAGATAGGTGCGCAGTCATACTCCTATGCCGTATTTCTCATGACAGATGAAGCAGTTGACTACCTGGAGAAGTCGAAAGGCTGGGAGATTGGTGTGGGTCCAACCGTTGTTCTGGTGGACGAAGGTGTTGCGAAAAACCTGTCGACATCTTCGCTCAAGGATGATGCCTATGCCTTTATCTTCAGCCAACAGGGTTTGATGGCAGGGATAAGCATTGAGGGTACAAAAATTTCCCGCATCAATCGCTGA
- a CDS encoding AMP-binding protein yields the protein MATLPELLAARIACQPDAPALKGPDGFVSRRELHDAATTVAAALKRHGVARVGLCGDNTVAWVIADLACLIAGVVCVPVPVFFSRSQTEHLIARAGLDGLLWAEPGTNREGLGHGVWLATLPVTAESARIPEGTAKITFTSGSTGTPKGVCLSDSQMAATTLALKQRLEGVELRHHLCILPLATLLENIAGVYLPLLMGAVVELAPLKSLGMTGSSGLDAPRLVDSLNRTGPDSVILVPELAALLVASAENRALDPATFRFLAVGGGKVSPDLLARGRAAGLPLFEGYGLSECGSVVALNVPGDDCPGTVGRPLGHVQVEVGGDRQVRVGGNTHLGYLGDAPQSEETFETGDLGYLDADGFLSVNGRSKNLLITSFGRNINPEWLESELIQAVGAHQAVVFGDGEPHPLALITVTDGRSPDELALDLKRLNERLPDYAQLDAVYIRRQLLNQAEGYLTANGRPVRSRIQSDLPALLAKAFPIFTTLSFINEPGESHMAFFDRLQQETAEARAHVTGAPVIRAIQEGRFDLAGYTWFLTQAYHHVKHTVPLMMACGSRLPERMEFVREALVEYIEEEYGHHEWILNDLEACGSDKESIRNGKPDIAIELMVSYLYDQINRCNPAAFFGMVQVLEGTSIELATPLGEEIQKQLELPDKAFSYLYSHGALDQEHFEFFRKLMDDITDPKDQQAIIDSARVVYRLYGDMLHSIPLRTGREEQQHEAA from the coding sequence ATGGCCACACTGCCTGAATTGTTGGCTGCCCGGATAGCATGCCAGCCGGATGCCCCGGCGCTGAAGGGGCCGGATGGATTCGTGAGTCGCAGGGAACTGCACGACGCTGCCACCACAGTTGCTGCTGCCCTGAAACGGCATGGCGTCGCTCGTGTGGGGTTGTGCGGTGATAACACCGTGGCCTGGGTCATCGCCGATCTTGCCTGTCTGATCGCCGGTGTGGTCTGTGTTCCGGTCCCGGTTTTTTTCTCCAGGAGCCAGACAGAACACCTCATTGCCCGTGCCGGCCTTGATGGCCTGCTTTGGGCGGAACCGGGAACGAACCGGGAGGGCCTCGGTCACGGTGTCTGGTTAGCGACACTGCCTGTTACCGCGGAATCGGCGAGGATTCCGGAAGGCACAGCCAAGATCACCTTCACCTCTGGCAGCACCGGCACGCCCAAAGGCGTTTGCCTGTCTGACTCACAGATGGCAGCAACCACTCTCGCCCTGAAGCAACGCCTTGAGGGTGTCGAGCTTCGACACCACCTCTGCATTCTGCCGCTCGCCACCCTGCTGGAAAACATAGCTGGCGTATACCTGCCTCTGCTCATGGGTGCAGTTGTCGAGCTGGCGCCTCTTAAAAGCCTTGGAATGACTGGCAGCAGCGGACTGGACGCGCCCAGGCTTGTTGACAGTCTGAACCGGACAGGGCCGGACTCGGTCATTCTGGTGCCGGAGCTGGCCGCCCTGCTGGTGGCGTCTGCCGAGAACAGAGCCCTCGATCCGGCGACGTTCCGTTTTCTTGCGGTCGGAGGCGGCAAGGTTTCCCCGGATTTGCTGGCCCGCGGCCGCGCCGCCGGCCTGCCATTGTTCGAGGGGTATGGGTTATCTGAGTGTGGTTCTGTGGTCGCACTTAATGTCCCGGGTGATGATTGCCCGGGAACCGTTGGCCGGCCTCTGGGCCACGTTCAGGTGGAGGTTGGCGGTGACCGGCAGGTCCGCGTCGGGGGCAACACCCACCTTGGTTACCTGGGAGACGCACCGCAGAGTGAGGAAACCTTTGAAACTGGCGATCTGGGCTATCTGGATGCCGATGGTTTTCTGTCTGTTAACGGCCGTTCCAAGAATCTGCTGATTACCAGTTTCGGTCGCAATATCAATCCGGAATGGCTGGAAAGTGAACTGATTCAGGCGGTGGGCGCGCATCAGGCCGTCGTGTTTGGTGACGGTGAGCCCCATCCCCTTGCGCTGATCACGGTGACGGATGGCCGATCTCCGGACGAGCTCGCTCTCGACCTGAAGCGGCTGAATGAGCGCTTACCAGATTATGCACAGCTGGATGCCGTGTACATCCGTCGACAGTTGCTGAACCAGGCAGAAGGTTATCTGACCGCCAATGGCCGGCCGGTTCGATCACGCATTCAATCGGACTTGCCAGCATTGCTGGCAAAAGCCTTTCCCATTTTTACCACTTTATCGTTTATCAACGAGCCAGGAGAATCTCACATGGCATTTTTTGACAGATTGCAGCAGGAAACCGCGGAAGCCCGCGCGCACGTGACAGGTGCACCGGTGATCCGCGCGATTCAGGAAGGTCGCTTTGATCTGGCGGGTTACACCTGGTTCCTTACTCAGGCCTATCACCACGTCAAACATACCGTGCCGCTGATGATGGCTTGTGGCAGCCGGTTGCCGGAGCGGATGGAGTTTGTCCGCGAAGCGCTGGTGGAATACATCGAGGAAGAGTACGGCCACCACGAGTGGATTCTCAATGACCTTGAAGCGTGTGGCTCCGACAAGGAATCCATCCGTAATGGCAAACCAGACATCGCCATTGAGCTGATGGTGTCTTATCTCTACGACCAGATTAATCGCTGCAATCCGGCGGCCTTTTTCGGCATGGTACAAGTGCTTGAGGGGACCTCGATCGAGCTGGCAACTCCGCTTGGTGAGGAGATTCAGAAACAGCTTGAGTTGCCTGACAAAGCGTTCAGCTATTTGTATTCCCACGGTGCCCTGGACCAGGAGCACTTCGAGTTTTTCCGCAAGCTGATGGATGACATCACCGATCCGAAAGATCAGCAGGCCATTATTGATTCAGCCCGCGTGGTCTATCGCCTCTATGGAGACATGCTCCACAGTATTCCTCTTCGAACTGGTCGTGAGGAACAGCAACATGAAGCTGCATAA
- a CDS encoding MBL fold metallo-hydrolase, with product MSKPIVQHFFDEPTNTFSYVVRDPESQACAILDSVLDFDYASGRTDVRSADEIIEYVRSHDLKVEWILETHVHADHLSAAPYLHERLGGKTGIGAHIRDVQDIFGKAFNAGTEFARDGSQFDRLFKEGDTFPIGGLEGRVMHTPGHTPACLTYVIGDAAFVGDTLFMPDFGTARCDFPGGDARILYKSIQKVLALPPETRIFLCHDYMAPGRDEYVHMTTVAAQREANIHVHDGVSEDDFVKMRTERDATLDMPRLILPSVQVNMRAGHMPPADDNGQVYLKVPVNLF from the coding sequence ATGAGCAAGCCGATCGTTCAGCATTTCTTCGACGAACCCACGAATACCTTCAGTTATGTGGTTCGGGATCCGGAGAGTCAGGCCTGTGCCATTCTCGACTCGGTGCTGGATTTCGACTATGCCTCAGGGCGCACCGATGTGCGCTCTGCAGATGAAATCATTGAGTATGTCCGTAGTCACGACCTGAAGGTTGAATGGATTCTGGAAACTCATGTGCATGCCGATCATCTGTCGGCAGCGCCGTATTTGCATGAAAGGCTGGGTGGCAAGACCGGCATCGGTGCACACATCCGGGACGTTCAGGACATCTTTGGCAAAGCCTTTAACGCGGGCACCGAGTTTGCCCGTGATGGCAGTCAGTTTGACCGGCTTTTCAAGGAAGGCGATACCTTCCCGATTGGTGGCCTTGAAGGGCGGGTTATGCACACTCCGGGACATACGCCAGCGTGCCTGACCTACGTGATCGGCGATGCTGCCTTCGTTGGCGATACCCTGTTCATGCCGGATTTCGGCACCGCACGCTGTGATTTCCCCGGGGGCGACGCCCGTATCCTCTACAAGTCCATTCAGAAGGTTCTGGCATTGCCGCCGGAGACCCGGATATTTCTGTGTCATGACTATATGGCACCGGGTCGCGACGAATACGTTCACATGACGACAGTCGCGGCACAGCGGGAGGCGAACATTCACGTTCACGATGGTGTTTCTGAAGACGACTTCGTAAAAATGCGCACCGAGCGCGACGCTACTCTCGACATGCCCCGGCTGATTCTGCCCTCGGTTCAGGTCAATATGCGGGCCGGGCATATGCCGCCGGCGGATGACAACGGGCAGGTATACCTGAAAGTTCCGGTCAACCTGTTTTGA
- a CDS encoding response regulator transcription factor → MRILLVEDDHLLAHTMLDMLREDQNTVDWLDDGQQALNALGDEHFDLVILDLTLPRVDGLDIVRRVRQQGVQTPIIILTARTELDEKLQGLDSGADDYLTKPFAMAELKARIRAITRRGASANVSGLSVGRLTLSPDSGHLSIDNETLTLPRSEFQILHYLMRHPDQVATRRRLEEQLYGWEHGAESNALEVHVHHLRRRIGKSTIRTVRGVGYLLDSQAAAAGDDA, encoded by the coding sequence ATGCGCATTCTTCTGGTTGAAGATGATCACCTTCTGGCTCATACGATGTTGGATATGCTCCGGGAGGACCAGAACACAGTCGACTGGCTCGATGATGGACAGCAGGCATTAAACGCACTGGGCGACGAACACTTCGACCTGGTCATACTTGACCTGACGCTGCCACGGGTCGATGGCCTCGATATCGTCAGACGAGTACGACAGCAAGGCGTGCAAACGCCGATTATTATTCTGACTGCCCGCACTGAACTCGACGAAAAACTTCAGGGCCTGGATTCCGGCGCCGATGACTATCTCACCAAGCCATTTGCCATGGCCGAATTAAAAGCACGTATCCGGGCAATCACCCGCCGGGGTGCCAGTGCCAATGTCAGCGGGCTCAGCGTCGGTCGCCTGACACTCAGCCCGGACTCCGGGCATTTATCAATTGATAATGAAACTCTGACTCTGCCCAGAAGCGAATTCCAGATTCTGCACTACCTGATGCGACATCCGGATCAGGTAGCGACTCGCCGTCGCCTTGAAGAACAGCTGTATGGCTGGGAACACGGAGCAGAAAGTAATGCTCTCGAAGTGCATGTGCATCATTTGCGGCGCAGGATCGGAAAATCCACCATTCGTACCGTGAGAGGGGTTGGCTATCTGCTGGACAGCCAGGCTGCCGCAGCGGGAGACGATGCATGA
- a CDS encoding DNA-3-methyladenine glycosylase I, whose protein sequence is MAFTTIYERALARKGGEKALQALLPRVAEAGDLEALGDDRYLSEITRCIFKAGFVWRIIERKWPGFEAAFEGFVPLYWQQVPPEVLEDLARDERIVRNMQKIRTVPENARMIVDVAREHGSFGAFLAQWPSEDEVGLLLWLKRHGVRLGGASAQYFLRRVGWDGFILSQDVITALRREELLDASPGSKKALVQAQEAFNSWHQETGMPYSHLSRILSFTIES, encoded by the coding sequence ATGGCATTTACCACAATTTATGAGCGCGCTTTGGCCCGTAAGGGTGGGGAAAAGGCCCTGCAGGCTTTGTTACCCCGGGTTGCCGAAGCCGGAGACCTGGAAGCGCTGGGTGATGACCGTTACCTCTCGGAAATCACCCGATGTATCTTCAAGGCCGGTTTTGTCTGGCGCATCATCGAACGCAAATGGCCGGGTTTCGAGGCGGCTTTCGAAGGCTTTGTCCCGCTGTATTGGCAGCAAGTGCCACCGGAGGTGCTTGAGGACCTGGCCCGGGACGAGCGCATCGTGCGCAACATGCAGAAAATCCGTACTGTGCCCGAAAACGCCCGCATGATCGTGGATGTTGCCCGGGAACATGGCAGCTTTGGTGCCTTCCTGGCCCAATGGCCGTCGGAAGATGAAGTGGGCCTGCTGCTGTGGCTCAAGCGTCATGGGGTGCGACTGGGGGGAGCTTCGGCCCAGTATTTCCTGCGCCGGGTGGGCTGGGACGGTTTTATCCTGTCCCAGGATGTGATCACCGCCCTGCGCCGGGAAGAGCTGCTTGATGCATCGCCGGGCAGTAAAAAAGCACTGGTTCAGGCGCAGGAGGCATTTAACAGCTGGCATCAGGAGACCGGTATGCCGTACAGCCATCTTTCGCGCATTTTGTCTTTTACGATTGAAAGCTGA
- a CDS encoding ABC transporter ATP-binding protein — protein sequence MTVLATDNLIIDIPGRESGVPLNLNVQPGQIWGVLGPNGVGKTTLAHTLAGLREPRGGRLLLDGQPVAGMRRKVVSRRLGLVFQDRQDGFPATVLETALIGRHPWLSSWQMESSEDLVIAEAALEALDVIHLRDRLVNTLSGGERQRVAIATLMTQSPDIWLLDEPSNHLDLHHQVAMMQLLTGQAKAGRAVFMCLHDLNLAARWCDHLLLMYPGGEACWGEAETMLVPSALEQLYGQKLVTVEADGAPVFVPAR from the coding sequence ATGACAGTGCTGGCAACGGACAATCTCATTATCGATATTCCTGGCCGGGAATCCGGAGTGCCACTGAATCTGAACGTCCAGCCTGGCCAGATATGGGGGGTCCTGGGACCGAACGGTGTTGGCAAAACCACCCTGGCCCATACCCTGGCCGGTCTCCGGGAGCCCCGCGGTGGCAGACTGTTGCTGGATGGTCAGCCGGTGGCCGGGATGAGGCGCAAAGTGGTGTCCCGACGGCTGGGGCTGGTATTCCAGGACCGGCAGGATGGTTTTCCTGCGACGGTGCTTGAAACGGCCCTGATCGGTCGTCATCCGTGGTTATCGTCATGGCAGATGGAAAGCAGTGAAGATCTCGTCATTGCCGAAGCGGCACTGGAAGCTCTGGATGTGATCCATCTGCGTGACCGGCTGGTAAACACCCTGTCCGGAGGCGAGCGCCAGCGTGTCGCAATTGCGACCCTGATGACCCAGTCCCCGGATATCTGGTTGCTGGACGAACCCAGCAACCATCTCGATCTGCACCATCAGGTTGCGATGATGCAGCTGCTCACCGGTCAGGCGAAAGCGGGTCGGGCCGTCTTCATGTGCCTGCATGACCTCAACCTGGCGGCCCGCTGGTGTGACCATTTGCTGCTGATGTACCCGGGCGGCGAAGCATGTTGGGGTGAGGCAGAGACCATGCTGGTTCCTTCTGCACTGGAACAGCTATATGGTCAGAAGCTTGTGACGGTTGAGGCTGATGGTGCGCCGGTTTTTGTGCCGGCGAGGTAG
- a CDS encoding FecCD family ABC transporter permease, whose protein sequence is MLRPLFLLALAGLVAMVVSVSIGSSPIALRETLAVLVGGGSELQQTLILDLRLPRTLSAFATGGLLAVAGALMQVLLRNPLADPYILGLSGGAAVGALLAMLAGVAGFLVSGSAFAGAMLATMLVFGLAHGSGSWTPSRLLLTGVVVASGWGALITLILAMTPASRLPGMLYWLMGDLSHAGSPWPALVILAVSCVLVFPLGRTLNVLARGPMQAAALGVSVRPVEWLIYLLASVLTATAVTMAGSVGFVGLVVPHMLRLVLGNDQRVILPACALAGGALLVLADALARVVIAPEQLPVGVITALIGVPTFLYLLYRSR, encoded by the coding sequence ATGCTCCGTCCGCTTTTTCTGCTGGCCCTGGCAGGGCTGGTGGCGATGGTGGTTTCCGTGAGTATCGGCAGCAGCCCCATTGCCCTGAGAGAAACCCTGGCGGTTCTGGTGGGTGGCGGCAGCGAGTTGCAGCAGACGCTGATTCTGGACTTGCGATTGCCTCGGACCCTCAGTGCCTTCGCGACGGGCGGCTTGCTGGCTGTAGCCGGTGCCCTGATGCAGGTGCTTCTGAGAAATCCGCTGGCGGATCCATACATCCTTGGGCTATCCGGTGGTGCAGCAGTCGGGGCTTTGCTGGCCATGCTCGCAGGCGTCGCGGGTTTCCTGGTGTCGGGTTCCGCCTTCGCCGGTGCCATGCTGGCGACCATGCTGGTGTTCGGCCTGGCCCATGGCAGTGGCAGCTGGACCCCGTCCCGCCTGTTACTGACGGGGGTGGTGGTTGCTTCCGGTTGGGGTGCACTGATCACCCTTATTCTGGCCATGACCCCGGCCAGTCGCCTGCCCGGCATGCTGTACTGGCTGATGGGGGATCTGTCTCACGCCGGTTCGCCCTGGCCGGCGCTGGTGATACTCGCTGTGTCCTGTGTCCTGGTCTTTCCTTTGGGCCGGACACTGAATGTGCTGGCTCGTGGACCCATGCAGGCGGCCGCGCTGGGGGTATCTGTGCGGCCAGTGGAATGGTTGATCTATCTGCTGGCCAGTGTGCTGACAGCAACGGCCGTGACCATGGCCGGAAGTGTCGGATTTGTCGGGCTGGTGGTGCCCCACATGCTGCGGCTGGTGCTGGGTAACGATCAGCGCGTGATCCTGCCGGCCTGTGCCTTGGCCGGCGGCGCATTGCTGGTGCTGGCGGACGCCCTGGCGCGGGTGGTGATTGCGCCGGAACAGTTGCCGGTCGGTGTCATAACGGCCCTGATCGGCGTACCCACATTTCTTTATCTGTTGTACCGGAGCCGATGA
- a CDS encoding ATP-binding protein — protein MSLTRTLTLMVVTTVLLITLITASWGFYVSNHQLEELFDAELAQSTRIVQGLVQHLSDTQSQDQLATILAKTLQLPESALYETEDDEILPRGAGHKYEKKIAFEVWSPDREPLLDTLRADDALGLYPGFSWAEVTGFRWRTFTMKDPTTGFWIRTAQREDVRDELSEELALGNILPIFLALPLLVIAVIIAVQVGFRPLRRLERPVRYMAPERIHPLDERQAPKEVAGLVNAVNGLLRRLNQALERERRFSADAAHELRTPLTALRLNLEKLSDKHPDDFRGLTASVDRMVHLVEQMLLLSRVDSGTDFKPEPQNLSALVEQSIADVAPLALRKGIDPVLEDTARNAVVNCHSALIATLMRSLLANAIQYSPAGTQINTRIRNTDNGFSIRICDQGPGIPTDARERALSRFTRLDQRQGAGAGLGLAIARRIAELHKGSLTLSDRDDGQTGLCVEIWLPTSNASPELPGIS, from the coding sequence ATGAGTCTTACCCGAACGCTCACGCTCATGGTGGTTACCACCGTTCTGCTGATCACTCTGATTACCGCAAGCTGGGGTTTTTACGTCAGCAACCACCAACTGGAAGAGCTGTTTGACGCCGAACTGGCCCAGAGCACACGTATCGTTCAGGGGCTGGTTCAGCATCTGTCGGATACCCAGTCACAGGATCAACTAGCCACCATTCTCGCGAAGACCCTCCAGCTTCCAGAAAGTGCCCTGTACGAAACCGAAGACGACGAAATCCTGCCCAGAGGCGCCGGTCACAAATATGAGAAAAAAATCGCCTTTGAAGTCTGGTCGCCAGACCGGGAGCCATTGCTGGACACCCTTCGGGCCGATGACGCACTGGGCCTTTATCCGGGTTTCTCGTGGGCGGAGGTAACCGGATTTCGCTGGCGCACGTTCACCATGAAAGACCCGACGACGGGATTCTGGATTCGTACCGCACAGCGGGAAGATGTCCGTGACGAGCTGAGTGAGGAACTTGCCCTCGGAAACATCCTGCCAATTTTCCTGGCTCTGCCACTGCTGGTCATTGCAGTGATCATCGCCGTACAGGTGGGTTTTCGACCACTTCGACGGCTCGAAAGGCCGGTACGATACATGGCCCCCGAACGCATCCATCCACTGGATGAGCGGCAGGCTCCGAAAGAAGTGGCCGGGCTGGTAAACGCTGTCAACGGCCTGCTCCGACGACTGAACCAGGCCCTGGAACGGGAACGCCGGTTTTCGGCGGATGCTGCCCATGAACTTCGCACGCCCCTGACAGCCTTGCGACTAAATCTCGAGAAATTGAGTGACAAACACCCGGATGATTTCAGAGGACTGACCGCGTCGGTCGACCGGATGGTGCATCTGGTCGAACAGATGCTGCTGCTTAGCCGCGTGGATTCCGGCACAGACTTCAAACCAGAGCCGCAAAATCTCTCGGCGCTGGTGGAACAGAGCATCGCTGATGTCGCACCGCTGGCGCTCCGGAAGGGGATTGACCCTGTGCTTGAGGACACGGCACGCAATGCAGTGGTGAACTGTCACAGCGCACTGATCGCCACACTGATGCGTTCGCTGCTCGCCAATGCTATCCAGTACAGTCCCGCAGGCACCCAGATCAACACCAGAATCAGGAACACCGACAATGGCTTCAGCATCCGGATTTGCGACCAGGGCCCTGGCATTCCAACTGATGCCCGTGAGCGGGCTCTAAGCCGGTTTACCCGCCTGGATCAGCGGCAGGGTGCCGGTGCCGGACTGGGGCTGGCGATTGCGCGCAGGATCGCAGAACTGCACAAGGGCAGCCTGACATTATCGGATCGTGATGACGGCCAGACCGGCCTGTGTGTGGAGATCTGGTTGCCAACTTCCAATGCCAGCCCTGAGCTCCCCGGTATTTCCTGA
- a CDS encoding thermostable hemolysin: protein MSDPLMMSACCPLDSEEVVPAIRCAGRWLCEVAPDTEVAGRVGDFIRRRFQMAYGAEPVLRIPDLLALTTAQGSLLAAVGVRNASRAPLFLEDYLEEPVENRMPVSGTRRQHIAEIAHLAGVEAGVSRYLFASLAVWLNSSGYQWVVCTGTDQLRNSFSRLGIATHILSAADPSRLADGGAGWGHYYDHHPAVMALNVAESLVALRAIGLLKVTHPVTGVVGENRSAMGGRYGHTA, encoded by the coding sequence ATGTCAGACCCGCTGATGATGTCCGCCTGTTGTCCCCTGGATTCAGAGGAGGTGGTACCCGCCATTCGCTGTGCCGGCCGCTGGTTGTGTGAGGTGGCGCCGGACACCGAAGTGGCTGGGCGCGTGGGGGATTTTATTCGTCGCCGTTTTCAGATGGCCTATGGCGCGGAGCCGGTCCTGAGAATTCCGGATCTGCTGGCGCTGACCACGGCACAGGGTTCATTGCTGGCTGCGGTTGGCGTTCGCAATGCCTCCCGGGCGCCATTGTTCCTGGAGGACTATCTGGAAGAGCCCGTTGAAAACCGCATGCCGGTTTCGGGAACCCGGCGTCAGCACATTGCCGAAATTGCCCATCTGGCCGGCGTGGAAGCCGGGGTCAGTCGCTATCTGTTTGCCAGTCTTGCCGTCTGGCTGAACAGTTCCGGTTATCAATGGGTGGTCTGTACCGGTACCGATCAGTTGCGGAACAGCTTCAGCCGCCTTGGTATTGCCACCCATATCCTGTCAGCAGCGGACCCGTCGCGCCTGGCTGACGGTGGTGCTGGCTGGGGACACTATTACGATCATCACCCGGCTGTGATGGCACTGAATGTGGCTGAGAGTCTTGTTGCCCTTCGGGCGATCGGGCTTTTGAAAGTGACTCATCCGGTCACTGGTGTTGTCGGTGAGAACAGGTCAGCAATGGGAGGTCGTTATGGCCACACTGCCTGA
- a CDS encoding SDR family oxidoreductase produces MKLHNRVFLLLGGTGGIGKALVEPLIRAGARVIVASRHPETLPHVSGASTVHLDLAGPDLEGQLVRLTEAYPEIDGVIHCAGQNQFASLDKLPVSAIDAQISVNLRSAMLVGRHFAPRFEKAGYGALVFVGSTFGSIGFPGYTAYCATKFGLRGFSEALRRELADTPVQVIYVAPRATATAMNPEAVSELNHALGNTMDSPEMVAGEILKSMENDDRRRFLGWPEKLFVIINGILPRIVDKAMLKQLPVIRRFLNSGVSS; encoded by the coding sequence ATGAAGCTGCATAACCGCGTATTTCTCCTTCTGGGTGGGACTGGCGGTATCGGCAAGGCATTGGTGGAGCCACTGATCCGGGCCGGTGCCAGGGTCATTGTCGCCTCACGCCACCCCGAGACGCTGCCCCATGTGAGCGGAGCATCTACGGTTCACCTGGATCTCGCTGGACCGGATCTTGAGGGCCAACTGGTGCGGCTGACCGAGGCCTATCCGGAGATTGACGGCGTCATTCATTGCGCCGGCCAAAACCAGTTTGCCAGCCTCGATAAGTTACCGGTGTCGGCCATTGATGCCCAGATATCGGTAAACCTGCGCAGCGCCATGCTGGTGGGGCGCCATTTTGCCCCGCGCTTCGAGAAAGCCGGTTATGGCGCTCTGGTCTTTGTCGGATCAACCTTTGGCAGCATTGGCTTTCCCGGTTACACCGCGTACTGCGCCACCAAGTTTGGTTTGAGGGGCTTTTCCGAGGCGCTGCGTCGGGAGCTGGCAGATACCCCGGTTCAGGTGATTTATGTCGCGCCACGGGCGACGGCAACGGCGATGAATCCGGAAGCGGTCAGTGAACTCAATCACGCACTGGGTAATACCATGGATTCCCCGGAAATGGTGGCAGGCGAGATCCTGAAATCCATGGAGAATGATGATCGTCGTCGCTTCCTGGGATGGCCGGAAAAACTGTTTGTGATTATCAACGGCATCCTGCCACGGATTGTGGACAAGGCCATGTTGAAGCAACTGCCGGTTATACGGCGTTTTCTGAACTCGGGAGTATCGTCATGA